One genomic window of Pecten maximus chromosome 3, xPecMax1.1, whole genome shotgun sequence includes the following:
- the LOC117324379 gene encoding serine/threonine-protein kinase MRCK alpha-like isoform X1, translating to MMSAEERLKRLGQLYVGGVQHSNGQALSLESLLDVLIVLYDECCSSTLRREKNISEFVEFAKPVVNKIKQYRLHRDDFETIRIIGRGAFGEVAVVKLKSTDQVFAMKILNKWEMLKRAETACFKEERDVLVYGDRHWITNLHYAFQDDNFLYLVMDYYCGGDLLTLLSKFEDRLPEDMAKFYIAEMVLAISSIHKLCYVHRDIKPDNVLIDQSGHIVLADFGSCLRLLEDGTVQSSVAVGTPDYISPEILRAMEDGHGRYGPECDWWSLGVCMYEMLYGETPFYAESLVETYGKIMNHQTRFEFPDDVDDISDDAKDLLKLLICGADKRLGKNGLDDFKNHPWFEGIDWENIRTMTPPYVPEVSSPTDTSNFDVDDADFRHTDSVPPISNAAFKGHHLPFVGFSFTSESQISDLGTLQDVSEMDSEKLETLAAEAFERKIKVLEKENKELQRKLQDTSMTIQKLNSGEMSSTAAAAAAGAAESEVRQLKEEIAVLHKVVSESQTEISAVEQELKRAIDSKHDLEKRIRLLDEEKSALEKELQDFRDKYKQQARELKEALAKQKIAIEQYTDSNDSLLKSQARVKELTREFRNKDEEMEEYKRKADSMKNERRRAEKSILELQNQSDEYRSEASKERKLKERAEAFSRELEQEIESMKRKQLGRASNTSTLELTQEVSRLKTEMERKEVEQEEKIARVLSKHQTELSDRQFLMSELELKTKEITKENVTLKQKLSNQASVDELQAELQRLKLQSDHSGREQSVMQEENSRLKEELAFQESALNSLVQEKNSLEQELRDIFEKRESVAQWEAQISEIIKWVSDEKDARGYLQALASKMTEELENLKVMGVSDDSNRQRWRNRRSQRLDKMELLNLQSSLQSEIQAKQQISEELNKVKAANVAGETKILELEAIIDKLKKDHEDLQDDLNRMERPGDSSLMNFFKGHFSLLNDSENDSMADEDSVSEDALSRTDSRTDSRSDLQFGSESTSDSIANTNMSANQVSTSEQVYDQPWGASKVGSTPQQKVHNFTMKTFTTPFRCNQCTSLMIGVQRQGTVCEECGYTCHVHCIEKAPNICPVPPDQTKRRLGIDVYKGIGTAYEGYVRVPRFGGIKKGWVKQFVVVCDFKLFLYDNIYPDRNSPSHIVQQILDMRDEDFSVSPVLPSDVIHANKKDIPCIFRVTTSEMNPPGSKHQVLMLAESEQERHRWVGALNELHKLLRKNKLPDKVAFQAQEVYDNSLSLVKSCLSAVILEPDRILMGTEEGLYVAQLNKDVLIRIGDRSEKKTVYQLELVLEEQLVVFISGRQKHIKLLHVSALEGHDGDPVKIPESKGCSVFCTGLIRQSCCSCLCVAIKRTIQVYELNKTRQKYRKMKDIQVPGQVQFIEIMNERLCVGYPSYFAIYSVTGDAAPMTLVNSEDSSLQFVIQSQQNSLQAVELSPKEYLLVFSVSGIYVDNNGRRSRAQELMWPAPPTAVAFSDPYLMCYSENAIFVFDVHTAEWIQTMCLKKTKPLNRDGSLNMMNMMDSQHIIHFKNVHQEEERLAIKEIFKNRSVNRNKRRFSFKTREDHDRGAKGPERRSREISAPISFSHVAHMGPDQVFSSSIPIPVTVTHGQSERKSRIISGPTNFTHVAHMGTNMDMKSLIDLPKPAGSTSTPVVERTPPDSTIQRVRNIFHPSMKSVQEAQMRGSRSQPNGRSNGSARRESPSKVGGGARPTSSTSSISDSPELPSHHDQSAFSDVTSNMFEDGDGFERPRMRLSLASTNSNFSSPPHSTSGSISEDRDPGDNDQEVDCTRL from the exons CCAAGCCAGTTGTCAACAAGATCAAACAGTACAGGCTTCACCGAGATGATTTTGAGACAATCAGGATTATCGGCAGAGGTGCTTTTGGAGAG GTGGCAGTGGTTAAGTTGAAGTCAACAGACCAGGTTTTTGCAATGAAAATCCTCAATAAATGGGAGATGCTGAAACGAGCAGAA ACTGCTTGTTTCAAAGAAGAACGAGATGTGCTGGTCTATGGTGACCGCCACTGGATCACAAATCTCCATTATGCATTTCAAGATGACAACTTCCTG TACCTTGTGATGGACTATTACTGTGGAGGTGACCTTCTAACACTACTGAGCAAGTTTGAGGATCGTCTCCCAGAAGACATGGCCAAGTTTTACATCGCTGAGATGGTGTTGGCTATTAGTTCTATTCACAAGTTATGCTATGTGCATAGGGATATAAAACCAGACAATGTTCTCATAGATCAAAGTGGACATATAGTGCTAGCGGATTTTGGTTCGTGTCTTCGTCTTCTGGAAGATGGAACG GTGCAGTCTTCAGTGGCAGTTGGTACACCAGATTACATCTCTCCAGAAATTCTTCGA GCTATGGAGGATGGCCATGGCCGATATGGCCCCGAGTGTGACTGGTGGTCATTGGGAGTCTGTATGTACGAGATGTTGTATGGAGAAACACCATTCTATGCAGAATCTCTAGTGGAAACTTATGGCAAGATCATGAACCATCAG aCGCGGTTTGAATTCCCTGATGATGTAGATGATATTTCCGATGATGCCAAAGATCTGTTGAAGTTACTCATATGTGGTGCAGACAAACGATTAGGGAAGAATGGATTGGATGACTTCAAAAATCATCCCTGGTTTGAAGGCATTGATTGGGAGAATATCCGTACCA TGACACCACCCTATGTCCCTGAAGTGAGCAGCCCTACAGACACTTCCAattttgatgttgatgatgCTGACTTCAGAcatact GATTCAGTACCACCAATATCAAATGCTGCATTCAAAGGTCATCATCTTCCGTTTGTGGGATTTTCCTTTACGTCAGAGTC ACAAATTTCAGACCTTGGAACACTTCAGGATGTAAGCGAGATGGATTCGGAGAAGTTAGAAACTTTAGCTGCTGAGGCTTTTGAGCGAAAGATAAAAGTTTTAGAAAAAGAGAACAAGGAACTACAAAGGAAATTACAGG ATACTAGTATGACAATACAGAAGCTCAACAGTGGTGAGATGAGTAGTACTGCTGCCGCTGCGGCTGCTGGTGCTGCCGAATCTGAGGTTCGCCAACTCAAGGAAGAGATTGCTGTGTTACATAAAGTTGTCTCAG AGTCACAAACTGAGATCAGTGCTGTTGAACAGGAGCTCAAGCGGGCCATTGACAGCAAACATGACCTGGAAAAACGCATTAGGCTTTTAGACGAGGAAAAATCTGCTCTTGAAaag GAACTTCAAGATTTTCGTgacaaatacaaacaacaagCGAGAGAGCTGAAGGAGGCCCTTGCTAAACAAAAGATAGCCATAGAACAATACACAGATTCTAATGACTC GTTATTAAAATCCCAAGCAAGAGTTAAGGAGCTTACGAGGGAGTTTCGAAACAAAGACGAGGAGATGGAAGAGTACAAAAGGAAGGCAGATAGCATGAAGAATGAACGGAGGAGAGCAGAAAAGTCAATATTAGAG CTACAAAATCAATCTGACGAATATCGATCCGAGGCAAGTAAGGAAAGGAAACTGAAGGAAAGAGCAGAGGCTTTTTCAAGGGAGTTAGAACAAGAAATAGAAAGTATGAAACGGAAACAACTAGGAAGGGCATCCAACACTTCTACTTTAGAACTAACACAAGAAGTTTCAAG ATTAAAAACAGAAATGGAACGGAAGGAGGTAGAACAAGAGGAAAAAATAGCTAGAGTTTTATCCAAGCACCAGACTGAACTTAGTGATAGACAATTTCTAATGTCAGAACTGGAGTTAAAAACCAAAGAAATTACCAAAGAAAATgtgacattaaaacaaaaacttagTAATCAAGCTTCTGTGGATGAGTTACAAGCAGAATTACAAAGACTTAAGTTACAATCTGATCATTCTGGTCGAGAACAATCTGTGATGCAAGAAGAGAATTCCAGATTAAAGGAAGAATTAGCATTC CAAGAATCTGCGCTGAATTCCTTGGTACAAGAGAAGAACTCATTGGAACAGGAATTGCGAGATATCTTTGAAAAGAGGGAGTCGGTTGCCCAGTGGGAAGCACAGATTTCAGAAATCATTAAGTG GGTGAGCGATGAAAAAGATGCTAGAGGCTACCTACAAGCTCTGGCTAGCAAAATGACAGAGGAGTTAGAAAATCTCAAAGTGATGGGAGTGTCCGATGATTCG AATCGGCAGCGGTGGCGAAACCGGCGTTCCCAAAGACTCGATAAGATGGAACTGCTGAACCTACAGTCAAGTCTGCAGAGTGAGATTCAAGCCAAACAACAAATCAGTGAGGAGCTTAATAAGGTCAAGGCTGCTAACGTTGCTGGAGAGAC TAAGATCCTAGAACTGGAGGCTATAATTGACAAGCTGAAGAAGGATCATGAGGATCTCCAGGACGACTTAAACAGAAT GGAGAGACCTGGTGATTCCAGTCTGATGAACTTTTTCAAGGGTCATTTTTCTCTTCTAAATGAT TCTGAGAATGACAGCATGGCTGATGAAGATAGTGTTAGTGAGGATGCGCTATCTAGGACAGACTCACGGACAGATTCACGATCAGACTTGCAGTTTGGCTCAGAGTCTACAAGTGACAGTATAGCAAACACCAACATGTCTGCAAACCAGGTGTCAACATCTGAGCAGGTGTATGATCAGCCCTGGGGTGCCAGTAAGGTGGGCTCAACACCACAACAGAAGGTGCACAACTTCACCATGAAGACGTTCACCACACCATTCAGGTGTAACCAGTGTACATCGCTCATGATCGGCGTCCAGAGGCAGGGCACAGTGTGTGAAG AATGTGGATACACCTgccatgtacattgtatagagaaGGCACCAAACATTTGTCCTGTACCACCAGATCAGA caAAACGACGTTTAGGAATAGATGTATATAAGGGCATAGGGACAGCCTATGAAGGATATGTTCGT GTGCCAAGATTTGGAGGAATAAAGAAGGGATGGGTCAAACAGTTTGTTGTAGTCTGtgattttaaattatttttatatgacAACATTTATCCTGACCGGAATTCTCCCAGTCATATAGTCCAGCAAATCCTAGATATGAG AGATGAGGATTTTTCCGTCAGTCCAGTGCTACCTTCAGATGTGATACATGCCAACAAAAAAGATATACCTTGCATATTTAGA gtaACAACTTCTGAGATGAATCCACCAGGAAGTAAACATCAAGTTCTAATGTTGGCTGAAAGTGAACAGGAACGACATCGTTGGGTTGGTGCTCTCAATGAGTTGCACAAACTTCTACGCAAGAATAAACTGCCTGATAAAGTA GCCTTCCAAGCCCAGGAGGTGTATGACAACTCCTTGTCTCTAGTGAAGAGTTGCTTGTCGGCCGTTATCCTGG AACCTGACAGAATCCTGATGGGGACTGAAGAGGGATTGTATGTGGCACAGTTGAACAAAGATG TGCTGATCCGCATTGGAGACCGTAGTGAAAAGAAGACTGTCTATCAGTTGGAGTTGGTTCTGGAGGAACAACTAGTGGTATTCATTAGTG GTCGACAGAAGCATATCAAGTTACTGCATGTGTCAGCATTGGAGGGACATGATGGCGATCCTGTGAAGATCCCGGAGAGTAAGGGATGCAGTGTGTTCTGTACAGGACTTATCCGACAGAGCTGCTGTTCGTGTCTATGTGTAGCTATTAAACGGACTATACAGGTGTACGAACTCAACAAGACACGCCAGAAGTATAGGAAAATGAAAGACATTCAGGTCCCGGGACAAGTGCAGTTTATAGAAATTATGAATGAAAGACTTTGTGTGGGTTACCCGTCATACTTTGCAATTTACAGTGTCACAGGTGATGCCGCACCAATGA CACTTGTGAATTCTGAGGACTCAAGTCTGCAGTTTGTGATACAGTCGCAACAAAACTCCCTGCAGGCAGTGGAGTTGTCTCCCAAGGAGTACTTATTAGTATTTAGTG TTTCGGGCATATATGTAGACAACAATGGTAGAAGAAGTAGAGCCCAAGAACTCATGTGGCCTGCTCCTCCAACAGCAGTTG CATTCAGCGATCCCTACCTCATGTGCTATTCAGAAAATGCCATATTTGTGTTCGATGTTCATACAGCAGAATGGATCCAGACTATGTGCTTGAAAAAG ACAAAGCCCCTAAACAGGGATGGCTCGCTGAACATGATGAATATGATGGACTCTCAACACATCATCCACTTCAAGAACGTCCACCAGG AAGAAGAAAGGCTAGCCATTAAAGAAATCTTCAAGAACAGGAGCGTCAACAGAAACAAGAGGAGATTCTCTTTCAAGACAAGAGAAGATCATGATCGGGGCGCCAAGGG GCCCGAGCGTCGATCTCGTGAAATTTCTGCACCAATATCATTCAGCCATGTAGCCCACATGGGTCCAGATCAGGTCTTTTCTTCAAGCATACCAATACCAGTTACAGTAACCCACGGCCA GTCTGAGAGAAAATCACGCATTATCTCTGGTCCAACAAACTTTACCCATGTGGCTCATATgggtacaaacatggacatgaAGTCCCTCATAGATCTTCCAAAG CCTGCTGGATCAACTAGCACTCCAGTCGTGGAGAGAACACCCCCCGACTCTACCATACAAAGGGTACGAAACATCTTTCACCCTAGTATGAAGTCTGTGCAAGAAGCTCAGATGAGGGGCTCCCGGTCACAACCCAACGGTAGGTCAAATG GAAGTGCAAGGCGTGAATCGCCATCCAAAGTTGGAGGTGGGGCACGTCCCACGTCTTCCACCTCCTCCATCTCTGATAGTCCCGAATTGCCCTCTCACCACGACCAGTCCGCCTTCAGCGACGTCACCAGCAACATGTTTGAG
- the LOC117324379 gene encoding serine/threonine-protein kinase MRCK alpha-like isoform X7 codes for MMSAEERLKRLGQLYVGGVQHSNGQALSLESLLDVLIVLYDECCSSTLRREKNISEFVEFAKPVVNKIKQYRLHRDDFETIRIIGRGAFGEVAVVKLKSTDQVFAMKILNKWEMLKRAETACFKEERDVLVYGDRHWITNLHYAFQDDNFLYLVMDYYCGGDLLTLLSKFEDRLPEDMAKFYIAEMVLAISSIHKLCYVHRDIKPDNVLIDQSGHIVLADFGSCLRLLEDGTVQSSVAVGTPDYISPEILRAMEDGHGRYGPECDWWSLGVCMYEMLYGETPFYAESLVETYGKIMNHQTRFEFPDDVDDISDDAKDLLKLLICGADKRLGKNGLDDFKNHPWFEGIDWENIRTMTPPYVPEVSSPTDTSNFDVDDADFRHTDSVPPISNAAFKGHHLPFVGFSFTSESQISDLGTLQDVSEMDSEKLETLAAEAFERKIKVLEKENKELQRKLQDTSMTIQKLNSGEMSSTAAAAAAGAAESEVRQLKEEIAVLHKVVSESQTEISAVEQELKRAIDSKHDLEKRIRLLDEEKSALEKELQDFRDKYKQQARELKEALAKQKIAIEQYTDSNDSLLKSQARVKELTREFRNKDEEMEEYKRKADSMKNERRRAEKSILELQNQSDEYRSEASKERKLKERAEAFSRELEQEIESMKRKQLGRASNTSTLELTQEVSRLKTEMERKEVEQEEKIARVLSKHQTELSDRQFLMSELELKTKEITKENVTLKQKLSNQASVDELQAELQRLKLQSDHSGREQSVMQEENSRLKEELAFQESALNSLVQEKNSLEQELRDIFEKRESVAQWEAQISEIIKWVSDEKDARGYLQALASKMTEELENLKVMGVSDDSNRQRWRNRRSQRLDKMELLNLQSSLQSEIQAKQQISEELNKVKAANVAGETKILELEAIIDKLKKDHEDLQDDLNRMERPGDSSLMNFFKGHFSLLNDSENDSMADEDSVSEDALSRTDSRTDSRSDLQFGSESTSDSIANTNMSANQVSTSEQVYDQPWGASKVGSTPQQKVHNFTMKTFTTPFRCNQCTSLMIGVQRQGTVCEECGYTCHVHCIEKAPNICPVPPDQTKRRLGIDVYKGIGTAYEGYVRVPRFGGIKKGWVKQFVVVCDFKLFLYDNIYPDRNSPSHIVQQILDMRDEDFSVSPVLPSDVIHANKKDIPCIFRVTTSEMNPPGSKHQVLMLAESEQERHRWVGALNELHKLLRKNKLPDKVAFQAQEVYDNSLSLVKSCLSAVILEPDRILMGTEEGLYVAQLNKDVLIRIGDRSEKKTVYQLELVLEEQLVVFISGRQKHIKLLHVSALEGHDGDPVKIPESKGCSVFCTGLIRQSCCSCLCVAIKRTIQVYELNKTRQKYRKMKDIQVPGQVQFIEIMNERLCVGYPSYFAIYSVTGDAAPMTLVNSEDSSLQFVIQSQQNSLQAVELSPKEYLLVFSVSGIYVDNNGRRSRAQELMWPAPPTAVAFSDPYLMCYSENAIFVFDVHTAEWIQTMCLKKTKPLNRDGSLNMMNMMDSQHIIHFKNVHQEEERLAIKEIFKNRSVNRNKRRFSFKTREDHDRGAKGPERRSREISAPISFSHVAHMGPDQVFSSSIPIPVTVTHGQSERKSRIISGPTNFTHVAHMGTNMDMKSLIDLPKPAGSTSTPVVERTPPDSTIQRVRNIFHPSMKSVQEAQMRGSRSQPNGRSNGSARRESPSKVGGGARPTSSTSSISDSPELPSHHDQSAFSDVTSNMFE; via the exons CCAAGCCAGTTGTCAACAAGATCAAACAGTACAGGCTTCACCGAGATGATTTTGAGACAATCAGGATTATCGGCAGAGGTGCTTTTGGAGAG GTGGCAGTGGTTAAGTTGAAGTCAACAGACCAGGTTTTTGCAATGAAAATCCTCAATAAATGGGAGATGCTGAAACGAGCAGAA ACTGCTTGTTTCAAAGAAGAACGAGATGTGCTGGTCTATGGTGACCGCCACTGGATCACAAATCTCCATTATGCATTTCAAGATGACAACTTCCTG TACCTTGTGATGGACTATTACTGTGGAGGTGACCTTCTAACACTACTGAGCAAGTTTGAGGATCGTCTCCCAGAAGACATGGCCAAGTTTTACATCGCTGAGATGGTGTTGGCTATTAGTTCTATTCACAAGTTATGCTATGTGCATAGGGATATAAAACCAGACAATGTTCTCATAGATCAAAGTGGACATATAGTGCTAGCGGATTTTGGTTCGTGTCTTCGTCTTCTGGAAGATGGAACG GTGCAGTCTTCAGTGGCAGTTGGTACACCAGATTACATCTCTCCAGAAATTCTTCGA GCTATGGAGGATGGCCATGGCCGATATGGCCCCGAGTGTGACTGGTGGTCATTGGGAGTCTGTATGTACGAGATGTTGTATGGAGAAACACCATTCTATGCAGAATCTCTAGTGGAAACTTATGGCAAGATCATGAACCATCAG aCGCGGTTTGAATTCCCTGATGATGTAGATGATATTTCCGATGATGCCAAAGATCTGTTGAAGTTACTCATATGTGGTGCAGACAAACGATTAGGGAAGAATGGATTGGATGACTTCAAAAATCATCCCTGGTTTGAAGGCATTGATTGGGAGAATATCCGTACCA TGACACCACCCTATGTCCCTGAAGTGAGCAGCCCTACAGACACTTCCAattttgatgttgatgatgCTGACTTCAGAcatact GATTCAGTACCACCAATATCAAATGCTGCATTCAAAGGTCATCATCTTCCGTTTGTGGGATTTTCCTTTACGTCAGAGTC ACAAATTTCAGACCTTGGAACACTTCAGGATGTAAGCGAGATGGATTCGGAGAAGTTAGAAACTTTAGCTGCTGAGGCTTTTGAGCGAAAGATAAAAGTTTTAGAAAAAGAGAACAAGGAACTACAAAGGAAATTACAGG ATACTAGTATGACAATACAGAAGCTCAACAGTGGTGAGATGAGTAGTACTGCTGCCGCTGCGGCTGCTGGTGCTGCCGAATCTGAGGTTCGCCAACTCAAGGAAGAGATTGCTGTGTTACATAAAGTTGTCTCAG AGTCACAAACTGAGATCAGTGCTGTTGAACAGGAGCTCAAGCGGGCCATTGACAGCAAACATGACCTGGAAAAACGCATTAGGCTTTTAGACGAGGAAAAATCTGCTCTTGAAaag GAACTTCAAGATTTTCGTgacaaatacaaacaacaagCGAGAGAGCTGAAGGAGGCCCTTGCTAAACAAAAGATAGCCATAGAACAATACACAGATTCTAATGACTC GTTATTAAAATCCCAAGCAAGAGTTAAGGAGCTTACGAGGGAGTTTCGAAACAAAGACGAGGAGATGGAAGAGTACAAAAGGAAGGCAGATAGCATGAAGAATGAACGGAGGAGAGCAGAAAAGTCAATATTAGAG CTACAAAATCAATCTGACGAATATCGATCCGAGGCAAGTAAGGAAAGGAAACTGAAGGAAAGAGCAGAGGCTTTTTCAAGGGAGTTAGAACAAGAAATAGAAAGTATGAAACGGAAACAACTAGGAAGGGCATCCAACACTTCTACTTTAGAACTAACACAAGAAGTTTCAAG ATTAAAAACAGAAATGGAACGGAAGGAGGTAGAACAAGAGGAAAAAATAGCTAGAGTTTTATCCAAGCACCAGACTGAACTTAGTGATAGACAATTTCTAATGTCAGAACTGGAGTTAAAAACCAAAGAAATTACCAAAGAAAATgtgacattaaaacaaaaacttagTAATCAAGCTTCTGTGGATGAGTTACAAGCAGAATTACAAAGACTTAAGTTACAATCTGATCATTCTGGTCGAGAACAATCTGTGATGCAAGAAGAGAATTCCAGATTAAAGGAAGAATTAGCATTC CAAGAATCTGCGCTGAATTCCTTGGTACAAGAGAAGAACTCATTGGAACAGGAATTGCGAGATATCTTTGAAAAGAGGGAGTCGGTTGCCCAGTGGGAAGCACAGATTTCAGAAATCATTAAGTG GGTGAGCGATGAAAAAGATGCTAGAGGCTACCTACAAGCTCTGGCTAGCAAAATGACAGAGGAGTTAGAAAATCTCAAAGTGATGGGAGTGTCCGATGATTCG AATCGGCAGCGGTGGCGAAACCGGCGTTCCCAAAGACTCGATAAGATGGAACTGCTGAACCTACAGTCAAGTCTGCAGAGTGAGATTCAAGCCAAACAACAAATCAGTGAGGAGCTTAATAAGGTCAAGGCTGCTAACGTTGCTGGAGAGAC TAAGATCCTAGAACTGGAGGCTATAATTGACAAGCTGAAGAAGGATCATGAGGATCTCCAGGACGACTTAAACAGAAT GGAGAGACCTGGTGATTCCAGTCTGATGAACTTTTTCAAGGGTCATTTTTCTCTTCTAAATGAT TCTGAGAATGACAGCATGGCTGATGAAGATAGTGTTAGTGAGGATGCGCTATCTAGGACAGACTCACGGACAGATTCACGATCAGACTTGCAGTTTGGCTCAGAGTCTACAAGTGACAGTATAGCAAACACCAACATGTCTGCAAACCAGGTGTCAACATCTGAGCAGGTGTATGATCAGCCCTGGGGTGCCAGTAAGGTGGGCTCAACACCACAACAGAAGGTGCACAACTTCACCATGAAGACGTTCACCACACCATTCAGGTGTAACCAGTGTACATCGCTCATGATCGGCGTCCAGAGGCAGGGCACAGTGTGTGAAG AATGTGGATACACCTgccatgtacattgtatagagaaGGCACCAAACATTTGTCCTGTACCACCAGATCAGA caAAACGACGTTTAGGAATAGATGTATATAAGGGCATAGGGACAGCCTATGAAGGATATGTTCGT GTGCCAAGATTTGGAGGAATAAAGAAGGGATGGGTCAAACAGTTTGTTGTAGTCTGtgattttaaattatttttatatgacAACATTTATCCTGACCGGAATTCTCCCAGTCATATAGTCCAGCAAATCCTAGATATGAG AGATGAGGATTTTTCCGTCAGTCCAGTGCTACCTTCAGATGTGATACATGCCAACAAAAAAGATATACCTTGCATATTTAGA gtaACAACTTCTGAGATGAATCCACCAGGAAGTAAACATCAAGTTCTAATGTTGGCTGAAAGTGAACAGGAACGACATCGTTGGGTTGGTGCTCTCAATGAGTTGCACAAACTTCTACGCAAGAATAAACTGCCTGATAAAGTA GCCTTCCAAGCCCAGGAGGTGTATGACAACTCCTTGTCTCTAGTGAAGAGTTGCTTGTCGGCCGTTATCCTGG AACCTGACAGAATCCTGATGGGGACTGAAGAGGGATTGTATGTGGCACAGTTGAACAAAGATG TGCTGATCCGCATTGGAGACCGTAGTGAAAAGAAGACTGTCTATCAGTTGGAGTTGGTTCTGGAGGAACAACTAGTGGTATTCATTAGTG GTCGACAGAAGCATATCAAGTTACTGCATGTGTCAGCATTGGAGGGACATGATGGCGATCCTGTGAAGATCCCGGAGAGTAAGGGATGCAGTGTGTTCTGTACAGGACTTATCCGACAGAGCTGCTGTTCGTGTCTATGTGTAGCTATTAAACGGACTATACAGGTGTACGAACTCAACAAGACACGCCAGAAGTATAGGAAAATGAAAGACATTCAGGTCCCGGGACAAGTGCAGTTTATAGAAATTATGAATGAAAGACTTTGTGTGGGTTACCCGTCATACTTTGCAATTTACAGTGTCACAGGTGATGCCGCACCAATGA CACTTGTGAATTCTGAGGACTCAAGTCTGCAGTTTGTGATACAGTCGCAACAAAACTCCCTGCAGGCAGTGGAGTTGTCTCCCAAGGAGTACTTATTAGTATTTAGTG TTTCGGGCATATATGTAGACAACAATGGTAGAAGAAGTAGAGCCCAAGAACTCATGTGGCCTGCTCCTCCAACAGCAGTTG CATTCAGCGATCCCTACCTCATGTGCTATTCAGAAAATGCCATATTTGTGTTCGATGTTCATACAGCAGAATGGATCCAGACTATGTGCTTGAAAAAG ACAAAGCCCCTAAACAGGGATGGCTCGCTGAACATGATGAATATGATGGACTCTCAACACATCATCCACTTCAAGAACGTCCACCAGG AAGAAGAAAGGCTAGCCATTAAAGAAATCTTCAAGAACAGGAGCGTCAACAGAAACAAGAGGAGATTCTCTTTCAAGACAAGAGAAGATCATGATCGGGGCGCCAAGGG GCCCGAGCGTCGATCTCGTGAAATTTCTGCACCAATATCATTCAGCCATGTAGCCCACATGGGTCCAGATCAGGTCTTTTCTTCAAGCATACCAATACCAGTTACAGTAACCCACGGCCA GTCTGAGAGAAAATCACGCATTATCTCTGGTCCAACAAACTTTACCCATGTGGCTCATATgggtacaaacatggacatgaAGTCCCTCATAGATCTTCCAAAG CCTGCTGGATCAACTAGCACTCCAGTCGTGGAGAGAACACCCCCCGACTCTACCATACAAAGGGTACGAAACATCTTTCACCCTAGTATGAAGTCTGTGCAAGAAGCTCAGATGAGGGGCTCCCGGTCACAACCCAACGGTAGGTCAAATG GAAGTGCAAGGCGTGAATCGCCATCCAAAGTTGGAGGTGGGGCACGTCCCACGTCTTCCACCTCCTCCATCTCTGATAGTCCCGAATTGCCCTCTCACCACGACCAGTCCGCCTTCAGCGACGTCACCAGCAACATGTTTGAG TAG